One Aspergillus oryzae RIB40 DNA, chromosome 2 genomic window carries:
- a CDS encoding uncharacterized protein (5'-AMP-activated protein kinase, gamma subunit), which produces MTDQQPGEPVADNSSGSNVTSPRSSTDSRSPSTRSQSLRLSHVSPNHQHRHSLSESLRGAPNSPRSRRQPSLTQAAIQSLIDNPPAPNHVNPAFVGRDWREISIGELVSPNDLRFVEIDTGIEDATNVLIDSDAPVLLIRETPEHKTAVGTFDYSDLNAYLLLAAGLTQPDENTRASYDQLARKAKEGIKIPLKDVKDLGRKEPLTTLPASASVMAAVETFGGGVHRVVVVDERKQNEVVGIFSQFRLVKFLWENGRSFPVIDQLYPQALRDLRIGSRDVICINGDKPLSEALHLMNNEGITSVAVVDNHTNVVGNISLTDVKLLTRSSSLPLLHNTCTHFISVILSTRGLVDGKDSFPVFHVNPGSTLAHTVAKVVATRSHRLWITDPLSPSSSGPPTPSHSAVHLPLPTNSGNTHSPPSPTPGSANVQPPLTHAAPAGLSHAVAPSIPASALPGARLSGRLVGVVSLTDILNLHARASGLSPADPAESRSRRRRSSSSSLSVRRSGEIGRELFSR; this is translated from the exons ATGACGGACCAGCAGCCAGGTGAACCAGTTGCAGACAATTCCAGTGGATCGAACGTTACATCTCCTCGATCCAGCACGGATTCTCGCTCTCCATCTACACGCAGTCAGTCGCTACGGCTGTCGCACGTCTCTCCCAACCATCAGCACCGTCACAGCCTCAGTGAAAGTCTGCGCGGGGCTCCAAATTCCCCACGTAGCCGTCGACAGCCGTCACTCACACAGGCTGCAATCCAGAGTCTGATCGACAACCCACCAGCTCCCAACCATGTAAACCCTGCCTTTGTAGGTCGCGACTGGAGGGAAATTTCAATCGGAGAGCTGGTTAGCCCGAACGATTTGAGGTTTGTGGAGATTGATACAGGCATTGAGGATGCGACTAAT GTCCTGATTGATTCCGATGCTCCTGTACTTCTGATTCGCGAGACTCCTGAACACAAGACTGCTGTCGGCACTTTCGATTATTCGGATCTAAATGCGTACCTTCTCCTCGCGGCGGGTCTGACACAGCCCGACGAGAATACCCGTGCTTCTTATGACCAACTGGCCCgaaaggccaaggaaggaATCAAGATACCATTGAAAGATGTAAAGGACCTCGGCAGGAAAGAACCTTTGACGACGCTTCCGGCGTCGGCCAGCGTGATGGCAGCTGTAGAGACGTTCGGAGGAGGCGTTCATCGGGTGGTTGTGGTCGACGAGCGTAAACAAAATGAGGTAGTGGGCATCTTCAGCCAATTCCGACTGGTCAAATTTCTATGGGAAAATGGGCGCAGCTTCCCTGTGATTGATCAGCTGTATCCGCAGGCGCTGCGGGATTTGAGGATAGGATCTCGGGATGTGATCTGCATCAA CGGGGACAAGCCTCTATCGGAGGCACTGCATCTCATGAACAACGAGGGCATCACGTCGGTCGCTGTGGTAGATAACCATACCAACGTGGTGGGCAATATATCCCTCACGGACGTTAAG CTCCTAACGCGCTCATCCTCGCTTCCACTCCTCCACAATACATGTACTCATTTCATCTCCGTGATTCTTTCCACACGGGGTCTGGTGGATGGCAAGGATTCATTCCCAGTGTTTCATGTGAATCCCGGATCGACGTTGGCTCACACCGTTGCCAAGGTAGTAGCCACTAGATCCCATCG CCTATGGATCACCGATCCGTtgtctccttcctcgtcgggACCGCCGACTCCATCCCACTCGGCCGTGCATCTCCCTCTGCCCACTAACTCAGGGAACACGcattcacctccttcacctACTCCAGGGAGCGCCAATGTACAGCCGCCGCTTACACACGCAGCGCCCGCGGGGCTGTCGCACGCCGTCGCGCCGTCCATCCCAGCTTCCGCTCTTCCGGGGGCACGGCTTTCCGGACGcttggtgggggtggttAGCCTCACGGATATATTGAATCTGCACGCGCGGGCCAGCGGGCTCAGCCCGGCTGACCCCGCGGAAAGCCGTAGCCGCCGGCGACGCAGCAGCAGTTCGAGCCTCAGCGTGCGACGCAGTGGGGAGATAGGGCGGGAGTTGTTCAGTCGGTAG
- a CDS encoding uncharacterized protein (metacaspase involved in regulation of apoptosis), giving the protein MSYYPPYSGAPGYPPQQQYQQYPPSNYGAPPQPMHHQQSSYGGGYPGQAYRQQQPNNAYGYGQPSPQPYGSHHNGYNSPQQNYGPPSGGHMYQQQSAYQNSYNQGGHGIPARPPDQPVSFGQGAPQEYAYRYSACTGTRKALLIGINYFNQKGQLRGCINDVKNMSTYLHENFGYPRENMVLLTDDQQNPKSQPTKANILRAMHWLVKDAKPNDSLFFHYSGHGGQTPDLDGDEDDGYDEVIYPVDFRQAGHIVDDEMHRIMVNPLQPGVRLTAIFDSCHSGSALDLPYIYSTQGILKEPNLAKEAGQGLLGVVSAYARGDMGSMVSTAVGFFKKATKGDEVYERNKQTKTSGADVIMWSGSKDDQTSQDAQIQGQATGAMSWAFISALRKNPQQSYVQLLNSIRDELSTKYTQKPQLSCSHPLGDLIDVPVLGSGFIWFWVLSIFQCQATK; this is encoded by the exons ATGTCCTACTATCCCCCTTACTCGGGAGCTCCCGGCTATCCCCCGCAgcaacaatatcaacaataTCCGCCGTCCAACTACGGCGCCCCTCCTCA GCCTATGCATCATCAACAGTCGTCCTACGGCGGCGGTTATCCCGGCCAGGCCTATCGTCAGCAACAACCTAACAACGCATACGGATATGGCCAACCATCTCCTCAGCCATACGGCTCGCATCACAACGGTTACAAC AGCCCGCAGCAGAATTACGGCCCTCCCAGCGGAGGCCATATGTATCAACAACAATCTG CCTACCAGAACTCCTACAATCAAGGCGGCCATGGTATTCCGGCCCGTCCTCCCGATCAACCGGTCTCCTTCGGTCAAGGCGCTCCCCAAGAATACGCCTACCGGTACTCAGCATGCACCGGCACGAGAAAGGCTTTGCTGATTGGTATCAACTACTTCAATCAGAAGGGTCAGCTGCGCGGATGTATTAACGATGTCAAGAACATGTCGACGTACTTGCATGAGAACTTTGGCTACCCTCGTGAAAATATGGTGCTTCTGACGGACGACCAACAAAATCCAAAGAGTCAGCCGACCAAGGCCAATATTTTGCGGGCCATGCACTGGCTAGTTAAAGACGCTAAGCCCAACGATTCCCTCTTTTTCCATTACTCTG GCCATGGTGGTCAGACACCCGATctggatggcgatgaagacgatggatATGACGAAGTCATTTACCCCGTCGATTTCCGGCAAGCGGGCCATATTGTCGACGATGAGATGCACCGGATAATGGTCAACCCCTTGCAGCCGGGCGTGCGATTGACAGCCATCTTTGACTCGTGCCACTCGGGCTCCGCGTTGGATTTACCGTATATCTACTCGACTCAAGGTATCCTCAAGGAGCCCAACTTGGCCAAGGAAGCAGGACAGGGTCTGCTGGGGGTGGTGTCGGCGTACGCACGGGGCGATATGGGCAGCATGGTCTCGACCGCAGTCGGTTTTTTCAAGAAGGCAACCAAGGGCGACGAGGTGTACGAGCGCAACAAGCAGACCAAGACGAGTGGGGCAGACGTTATCATGTGGTCAGGCAGCAAGGACGACCAGACCAGCCAGGATGCTCAGATTCAGGGACAAGCAACCGGTGCGATGTCATGGGCGTTTATCAGCGCCCTCCGCAAGAACCCTCAACAGAGCTATGTACAGCTGCTAAACAGCATTCGGGACGAACTGTCGACCAAGTACACGCAGAAGCCGCAGCTCAGCTGCAGTCACCCACTGG GTGATCTTATTGATGTCCCAGTCCTTGGCTCCGGCTTTATCTGGTTCTGGGTACTATCGATCTTCCAATGCCAGGCTACAAAGTGA
- a CDS encoding chaperonin-containing T-complex subunit CCT7 (chaperonin complex component, TCP-1 eta subunit (CCT7)): protein MAFAGQAPTIIVLKEGTDASQGKGQIISNINACVAVQSTIKSTLGPYGGDLLLVDGNGKQTITNDGATVMKLLDIVHPAARILTDIARSQDAEVGDGTTSVVVLAGEILKEVRELVEQGVSAQTIIKGLRRGSAMAVNKVKEIAVDMIEAAGSEEKKVETLRRLAATAMNSKLIKRNSDFFTKMVVDAVLSLDQDDLNEKLIGVKRVTGGGLQDSLFVDGVAFKKTFSYAGFEQQPKYFKDPKIVCLNVELELKSEKDNAEVRVEQVSEYQAIVDAEWQIIYNKLEAIYKTGAKVVLSKLPIGDLATQYFADRDIFCAGRVASDDMDRVCQATGAATQSTCSDIQERHLGTCGIFEERQIGGERYNLFSECPAAKTCTLVLRGGAEQFIAEVERSLHDAIMIVKRALRNTTIVAGGGATEMELSSYMHGFADRNVPHKQQAVVKAFAKALEVIPRQLCDNAGFDATDILNRLRVEHRKGNVWAGVDFDNEGVRDNMVAFVWEPSLVKVNAIQAAVEAACLILSVDETIKNEESAQPQAPGRGLPPGAAQRALGGGRGRGMPRRGR from the exons ATGGCCTTCGCTGGCCAGGCACCCACGATCATCGTGCTTAAGGAGG GCACGGATGCCTCTCAGGGAAAGGGTCAGATCATTTCTAATATCAATGCCTGTGTTGCCGTGCAATCTACCATCAAGAGCACTCTCGGTCCGTATGGAGGGGACTTGTTGCTTGTCGACGGCAACGGCAAGCAGACCATCACGAACGATGGAGCGACAGTAATGAAA CTCCTCGATATCGTGCACCCCGCTGCCCGCATTCTCACGGATATTGCCCGGTCTCAAGATGCCGAAGTAGGAGATGGAACGACATCTGTCGTTGTGCTTGCCGGTGAGATACTCAAGGAGGTTCGTGAACTGGTTGAGCAAGGCGTCAGCGCACAGACTATCATCAAGGGTCTACGGAGGGGAAGTGCTATGGCCGTCAACAAGGTGAAAGAGATCGCAGTCGACATGATTGAGGCTGCTGgaagcgaggagaagaaggtcgaaaCTCTACGACGATTGGCCGCAACCGCCATGAACAGCAAGCTTATCAAGCGCAACTCAGACTTCTTCACCAAGA tggtggtggatgctgTGCTCTCACTCGACCAGGATGATCTTAACGAAAAGTTGATTGGTGTCAAGAGAGTCACTGGTGGTGGCCTGCAAGATTCCCTCTTCGTCGACGGTGTTGCCTTCAAGAAGACATTCTCTTATGCTGGTTTTGAGCAACAGCCGAAATACTTCAAGGACCCCAAGATTGTTTGCTTGAACGTCGAGCTGGAGTTGAAGAGCGAGAAGGACAACGCCGAGGTGCGTGTCGAGCAGGTGTCTGAATACCAGGCCATCGTCGATGCGGAATGGCAGATCATCTACAACAAGCTCGAGGCTATCTACAAGACAGGGGCCAAGGTTGTTCTTAGCAAGTTGCCTATCGGTGATTTGGCTACGCA GTATTTCGCTGACCGTGACATCTTTTGCGCCGGTCGTGTTGCGTCGGACGATATGGACCGGGTGTGCCAGGCGACCGGAGCAGCCACACAGTCGACATGCAGCGACATTCAAGAGCGTCACCTGGGTACTTGCGGCATTTTTGAGGAGCGCCAGATCGGTGGCGAACGCTACAACCTGTTCTCTGAGTGCCCTGCCGCCAAGACATGTACGCTCGTGCTGCGCGGTGGTGCGGAGCAGTTCATTGCCGAAGTTGAGCGGAGTTTGCACGACGCCATCATGATCGTCAAGCGTGCTCTTCGGAACACGACCATTGTcgcaggtggtggtgctaCGGAGATGGAGCTGTCGAGCTACATGCACGGTTTTGCCGACCGCAACGTGCCTCACAAGCAGCAGGCAGTTGTCAAGGCCTTCGCCAAGGCCCTGGAGGTTATTCCTCGTCAGCTGTGTGACAATGCCGGCTTTGATGCGACTGACATCCTGAACCGTTTGCGCGTGGAGCACCGCAAGGGCAACGTCTGGGCTGGTGTTGACTTCGATAACGAGGGAGTCCGTGATAACATGGTCGCATTCGTGTGGGAGCCTAGTCTGGTCAAGGTCAACGCCATCCAAGCCGCTGTGGAGGCAGCTTGCTTGATTCTGAGTGTAGATGAGACTATCA AGAACGAGGAGTCTGCCCAGCCTCAGGCACCTGGCCGTGGACTCCCCCCTGGTGCCGCCCAACGGGCTcttggtggaggaagaggacgcGGCATGCCCCGGCGGGGTCGGTAA
- a CDS encoding putative histone acetyltransferase Spt10 (predicted protein): MHVQQHAGINKTTAAIAVKYHWVRIKETVSRVIRDCPQCKETLKSPLTNGLFRNEDMPEEEDQTSSRESEPSMPSNEDMGTNPLMDHVSLDAHQSQNPFVTTHPSVVPGSVDSISDYVMPLDPQIIDIHQQLPRFQTHDAMTDPYTHGPHGLSSSHFDDDVRHHAASDYHMMVDDPSDPDPGSALHQDALGLVHSQVSDVHHHEQILAKYQYVGQPDDDLDFT, from the coding sequence ATGCATGTTCAGCAGCATGCCGGCATCAATAAGACTACAGCAGCAATTGCAGTCAAGTATCATTGGGTCCGGATCAAGGAAACCGTAAGCAGGGTCATCCGAGATTGTCCCCAATGCAAGGAGACACTCAAATCACCCTTGACCAACGGGCTCTTCAGGAACGAAGATATgccggaagaggaggatcaaACAAGCAGTCGTGAGAGCGAGCCTAGTATGCCAAGCAACGAGGACATGGGAACGAACCCGCTCATGGACCATGTATCTCTGGATGCCCATCAAAGCCAGAATCCCTTTGTCACCACCCATCCATCCGTTGTTCCAGGATCAGTAGATTCTATCAGCGATTACGTTATGCCTCTCGACCCCCAAATCATTGATATTCACCAGCAACTTCCCAGATTCCAAACTCATGATGCTATGACCGACCCTTATACGCACGGCCCTCATGGCTTGTCTAGCTCGCATTTTGATGACGATGTGCGGCATCATGCAGCTAGTGATTACCATATGATGGTTGATGACCCATCTGATCCAGATCCTGGATCGGCACTCCATCAGGATGCACTTGGGCTAGTACATTCACAAGTAAGTGATGTGCATCACCACGAACAGATACTGGCCAAGTATCAGTATGTAGGGCAACCAGATGATGACTTGGACTTTACATGA